A single Candidatus Chlamydia corallus DNA region contains:
- a CDS encoding DUF5398 family protein encodes MNYLYLGRYSMFNMENTAKEEKNSQPLLDLEQDMQDHNRAQELKASVQDKVHKLNALLREGSDKESFGQQQVLLAGYVALQKVLGRINRKMI; translated from the coding sequence ATTAATTATTTATATTTAGGTAGATATTCTATGTTTAATATGGAAAATACAGCGAAAGAAGAAAAAAATTCTCAGCCGCTGTTAGATTTAGAACAAGATATGCAAGATCATAACAGAGCTCAAGAACTTAAAGCTAGTGTGCAAGATAAGGTTCATAAGTTAAATGCACTTCTTCGAGAAGGATCCGATAAAGAATCTTTTGGACAACAACAAGTGTTGTTAGCGGGCTATGTAGCTTTACAGAAAGTTCTGGGTCGGATCAACCGCAAGATGATATAA
- a CDS encoding DUF5407 family protein: protein MATNKSCTAFDFNKMLDGVCTYVKGVQQYLTELETSTQGTVDLGTMFNLQFRMQILSQYMESVSNILTAVNTEMITMARAVKGS, encoded by the coding sequence ATGGCTACAAATAAAAGTTGTACAGCATTCGATTTTAATAAGATGCTAGACGGCGTATGTACTTACGTGAAGGGTGTTCAACAGTATTTAACTGAATTAGAAACATCAACACAAGGTACTGTTGACTTGGGAACTATGTTCAATTTGCAATTCCGTATGCAGATCTTATCACAGTATATGGAATCTGTATCGAACATCCTAACCGCTGTGAACACAGAAATGATCACAATGGCTAGAGCAGTTAAAGGAAGTTAA